A genomic window from Enoplosus armatus isolate fEnoArm2 chromosome 20, fEnoArm2.hap1, whole genome shotgun sequence includes:
- the pagr1 gene encoding PAXIP1-associated glutamate-rich protein 1, giving the protein MQAEATDSSLREGIEAPSVKDAEKPAAGKEEEGNTEQQDTEMTSATEEDTTAKDEQDGDTDAVKGEAHKDAPEADSGVDGEEGKQAAVVDGEWELAYSDEEMEDPKNWMPPPAEIKTLYELLAKGEMLELNFMPLPRRPPTPERTPSPERDDEEEAAKEREREERDRKPPSPTEFDFDEEQMQATPKNAFINRRRTPGSSARSSVKREARLDKVLSDMKRHRKIEQHIMRTGRDLFKSDKKLEEALSPNSQKEREKERERDSNPNTIFSPRQRRY; this is encoded by the exons atgCAGGCTGAGGCCACAGACTCTTCGCTGAGAGAGGGCATAGAGGCTCCCAGTGTGAAGGACGCAGAAAAACCTGCAGCaggcaaagaggaagagggcaaCACAGAGCAACAGGACACGGAGATGACTTCTGCCACAGAGGAGGACACAACAGCCAAGGATGAACAGG ATGGAGACACAGATGCAGTGAAAGGAGAGGCACACAAGGATGCACCTGAGGCAGACTCAGGGGTGGATGGTGAAGAGGGAAAGCAGGCTGCAGTAGTGGACGGTGAATGGGAGCTTGCATACAGCGACGAGGAAATGGAGGACCCCAAAAACTGGATGCCCCCTCCTGCTGAGATCAAAACACTTTATGAGCTCCTCGCTAAAGGGGAGATGCTGGAATTGAACTTCATGCCCCTCCCTAGGAGGCCCCCTACACCTGAACGAACCCCCTCACCTGAGAGAGATGACGAAGAAGAGGCGGcaaaggaaagggagagggaggagagagatcGCAA GCCTCCAAGTCCAACTGAGTTTGACTTTGATGAAGAGCAAATGCAAGCCACTCCGAAAAATGCCTTCATCAACAGACGCAGAACACCAG GATCTTCAGCCCGCTCCTCTGTGAAAAGGGAAGCTCGGCTGGACAAAGTGCTGTCAGACATGAAGCGCCACCGCAAAATTGAGCAGCACATCATGCGCACGGGCCGAGATCTCTTCAAGAGCGAcaagaagctggaggaggctcTGTCTCCGAACAGCCAGAAGGAgcgggagaaggagagggaacgAGACAGCAACCCGAACACCATCTTCTCTCCGAGGCAGAGGAGATACTGA